A window of the Penaeus monodon isolate SGIC_2016 chromosome 11, NSTDA_Pmon_1, whole genome shotgun sequence genome harbors these coding sequences:
- the LOC119578502 gene encoding LOW QUALITY PROTEIN: pentatricopeptide repeat-containing protein 1, mitochondrial-like (The sequence of the model RefSeq protein was modified relative to this genomic sequence to represent the inferred CDS: inserted 3 bases in 2 codons), whose amino-acid sequence MSSLVHVGRAGYTKRLSSCTIRNMKKRGLTPKHVVFTSLYNACANSPWPLTDGLQRATKLREQLIEKGVTLNSTTSHAMIKAFGRCGDINTAFQIVDEMVDKGLLITTESLNFLLQACITHQEAGFRHALLVWRKMRELKLSPDIYSYNLLVRCIKECQAGDPQLTSQLIQETPSPSMAVRRNQKPKISGEHTEKVLHIESKKEPSESESKAYIEADRYVKSGENNINLIEPEYTVIEVKRKMENAQGDQQVLPDLLGRKMTVGNVIGLRSLQQPEDRLALVGGPVGIFKHMAKDNVKPDIRTVTQMLESLPADTQAEEALLNSMKNIGIVPDSQFCNMLIRRRSFRRDTSAAKEVLDFMQEHHLVPDLITFGCLALSCHRLHDAKNFLKDMDSLGFRPNLEIMTSLLKNSLVKTDYKFYLEMLFEMRDRNIAPDEVLXQHPEKARKRARDIILKSEENGDNFEQKNKLKGMRLFLLEXKTGGKASSMQLPDHPWAQYRAASTNQR is encoded by the exons ATGTCCTCATTGGTGCATGTTGGTCGAGCAGGTTACACAAAAAGGCTTTCCAGTTGTACAATCAG AAAT atgaaaaaaaggggcctGACCCCAAAACATGTAGTATTCACCAGTCTTTACAATGCCTGTGCTAACTCACCCTGGCCACTCACTGACGGTCTACAGAGAGCAACCAAGCTACGCGAACAACTAATTGAGAAAGGTGTTACTTTGAATAGTACAACTTCACATGCCATGATAAAAG CATTTGGTAGGTGTGGGGATATCAACACAGCTTTCCAAATTGTAGATGAGATGGTAGATAAAGGATTATTAATTACAACAGAAAGCCTGAATTTCTTGTTACAAGCATGTATTACACATCAAGAGGCTGGCTTTAGACATGCTCTTTTA GTATGGAGAAAGATGCGCGAGTTGAAACTGTCTCCAGATATATACTCCTACAACTTATTGGTTCGGTGTATCAAGGAATGCCAAGCAGGAGATCCACAGCTGACTTCTCAACTCATCCAGGAAACTCCCTCTCCATCTATGGCTGTGAGAAGAAATCAAAAGCCCAAAATCAGTGGAGAACACACTGAAAAGGTTCTGCACATAGAAAGTAAAAAGGAGCCATCAGAAAGTGAAAGCAAGGCATACATAGAAGCTGATAGATATGTTAAAAGTGGAGAAAATAACATCAACCTCATAGAGCCTGAGTATACTGTCattgaagtaaaaagaaaaatggaaaatgctcAAGGTGATCAGCAAGTCTTACCAGATCTCTTGGGGAGAAAAATGACTGTTGGTAATGTTATTGGTTTAAGATCTCTACAACAACCAGAGGATAG GCTGGCTCTGGTTGGAGGACCAGTTGGCATCTTTAAACACATGGCAAAAGATAATGTGAAACCTGACATCAGAACAGTGACACAAATGTTGGAATCTTTACCTGCAGATACTCAGGCAGAAGAG GCTTTATTGAATTCAATGAAGAATATTGGAATTGTACCTGATAGCCAGTTTTGCAACATGCTTATCCGCAGGAGAAGTTTTCGCAGAGATACCAGTGCAGCTAAA GAAGTATTAGACTTCATGCAGGAACATCACCTTGTGCCAGATCTCATAACCTTTGGCTGCCTGGCCTTAAGTTGTCACCGCTTGCATGATGCAAAAAATTTTCTGAAGGACATGGACTCTTTGGGCTTCAG gCCAAATCTGGAGATAATGACATCTCTGCTGAAAAATAGTTTAGTAAAGACAGACTACAAATTTTACTTGGAGATGCTTTTTGAGATGAGAGACAGAAACATTGCCCCAGATGAAGTCTT TCAGCATCCTGAGAAGGCTCGAAAGAGAGCGCGTGATATAATCTTAAAATCA GAGGAAAATGGTGATAACTTCGAACAGAAGAATAAGTTGAAGGGAATGAGGCTTTTCTTGCTAG TTAAAACTGGCGGGAAAGCATCAAGTATGCAACTCCCAGACCACCCTTGGGCACAGTACAGAGCAGCATCAACAAATCAGAGATGA